The following are encoded together in the Glycine max cultivar Williams 82 chromosome 8, Glycine_max_v4.0, whole genome shotgun sequence genome:
- the LOC100794359 gene encoding nucleolar GTP-binding protein 1 isoform X2 — translation MKAPSSLFLKGHVLPSSIFLLRNSKGTPNVKMHPIWCLCKAIQTNSYEISNGSYHPTVQQTTEKKTMEKLSRKVESIGAFQKLPIVMPSIDIIGSALRKARKVSPTKGIANIAKREKNKGAKQLDALMKEIAVPLRTYVENFPNKMHLHPYERSLIELTLGDGYYEMVLRKVDSLRKRVVSVGKEHASLCAKSSSKREAEERLNEGLKKIEEIFAQERKVVDDLLGIAKTLRAMPVINLETPTLCLVGAPNVGKSSLVHVLSTGKPEICNYPFTTRGILMGHIILNFQKFQVTDTPGLLRRHDEDRNNLEKLTLAVLSHLPTAVLYVHDLSGECGTSPSDQFSIYKELRERFNGHLWLDVVSKSDLLKTSPVVYATDEPHPSQLELEKYRKSGPNGAINVSVKTQGGLHELKQRVHELLNLQMAKINDISNNQEK, via the exons ATGAAAGCCCCTTCCTCTCTTTTCCTCAAAGGCCACGTTCTCCCTTCTTCCATTTTTCTCCTCAGAAACTCCAAAG GAACACCCAATGTGAAAATGCACCCCATCTGGTGCTTATGTAAAGCCATTCAAACTAATTCATATGAAATTTCCAATGGAAGCTATCATCCCACTGTGCAACAAACAACAGAAAAGAAGACAATG GAAAAGCTATCCAGGAAAGTTGAATCTATTGGGGCATTTCAAAAGTTGCCCATAGTGATGCCATCTATTGACATTATTGGCTCTGCACTCAGAAAGGCGAGGAAGGTTTCTCCAACGAAAG GAATTGCCAACATTGCgaaaagggagaaaaataaGGGTGCAAAGCAACTTGATGCGTTGATGAAA GAAATTGCTGTTCCCTTGAGGACGTATGTGGAGAATTTTCCTAACAAAATGCATCTTCATCCTTATGAGAGATCTCTTATTGAGCTGACACTTGGAGATGGATACTACGAAATG GTGCTACGAAAGGTAGACAGTTTAAGGAAGAGGGTAGTATCTGTTGGAAAGGAACATGCTTCACTTTGCGCTAAG TCTTCATCAAAGcgagaagcagaggaaaggctGAATGAG GGGCTTAAGAAAATTGAAGAGATTTTTGCTCAAGAacgaaaagttgttgatgattTGTTAGGCATAGCCAAG ACTCTCAGGGCAATGCCTGTAATTAATTTGGAAACACCAACTCTCTGCCTTGTTGGAGCTCCTAATGTAGGCAAATCTTCTTTGGTCCATGTACTCTCTACTGGCAAGCCTGAG ATTTGTAACTATCCCTTCACAACAAGAGGAATTCTTATGggtcatattattttaaactttcagAAGTTTCAG GTAACAGATACTCCGGGCCTGCTAAGGAGACATGATG AGGACAGGAATAATTTGGAAAAGTTGACTCTGGCTGTCCTTTCGCACCTGCCGACAGCAGTTTTGTATGTCCATGACCTTTCTGGGGAGTGTGGCACCTCACCTTCTGATCAG TTTTCAATATACAAAGAACTCAGAGAAAGGTTCAATGGACATTTATGGCTTGATGTCGTGTCAAAATCTGATTTGTTGAAGACGTCTCCTGTAGTCTATGCAACAGACGAGCCTCATCCCTCCCAACTCGAGCTTGAAAAGTACCGGAAATCAGGTCCCAATGGAGCTATTAACGTATCTGTCAAAACACAAGGAGGGCTACATGAG
- the LOC100794359 gene encoding nucleolar GTP-binding protein 1 isoform X1, whose product MKAPSSLFLKGHVLPSSIFLLRNSKVIFNWVHNTGTPNVKMHPIWCLCKAIQTNSYEISNGSYHPTVQQTTEKKTMEKLSRKVESIGAFQKLPIVMPSIDIIGSALRKARKVSPTKGIANIAKREKNKGAKQLDALMKEIAVPLRTYVENFPNKMHLHPYERSLIELTLGDGYYEMVLRKVDSLRKRVVSVGKEHASLCAKSSSKREAEERLNEGLKKIEEIFAQERKVVDDLLGIAKTLRAMPVINLETPTLCLVGAPNVGKSSLVHVLSTGKPEICNYPFTTRGILMGHIILNFQKFQVTDTPGLLRRHDEDRNNLEKLTLAVLSHLPTAVLYVHDLSGECGTSPSDQFSIYKELRERFNGHLWLDVVSKSDLLKTSPVVYATDEPHPSQLELEKYRKSGPNGAINVSVKTQGGLHELKQRVHELLNLQMAKINDISNNQEK is encoded by the exons ATGAAAGCCCCTTCCTCTCTTTTCCTCAAAGGCCACGTTCTCCCTTCTTCCATTTTTCTCCTCAGAAACTCCAAAG ttattttcaaTTGGGTACATAATACAGGAACACCCAATGTGAAAATGCACCCCATCTGGTGCTTATGTAAAGCCATTCAAACTAATTCATATGAAATTTCCAATGGAAGCTATCATCCCACTGTGCAACAAACAACAGAAAAGAAGACAATG GAAAAGCTATCCAGGAAAGTTGAATCTATTGGGGCATTTCAAAAGTTGCCCATAGTGATGCCATCTATTGACATTATTGGCTCTGCACTCAGAAAGGCGAGGAAGGTTTCTCCAACGAAAG GAATTGCCAACATTGCgaaaagggagaaaaataaGGGTGCAAAGCAACTTGATGCGTTGATGAAA GAAATTGCTGTTCCCTTGAGGACGTATGTGGAGAATTTTCCTAACAAAATGCATCTTCATCCTTATGAGAGATCTCTTATTGAGCTGACACTTGGAGATGGATACTACGAAATG GTGCTACGAAAGGTAGACAGTTTAAGGAAGAGGGTAGTATCTGTTGGAAAGGAACATGCTTCACTTTGCGCTAAG TCTTCATCAAAGcgagaagcagaggaaaggctGAATGAG GGGCTTAAGAAAATTGAAGAGATTTTTGCTCAAGAacgaaaagttgttgatgattTGTTAGGCATAGCCAAG ACTCTCAGGGCAATGCCTGTAATTAATTTGGAAACACCAACTCTCTGCCTTGTTGGAGCTCCTAATGTAGGCAAATCTTCTTTGGTCCATGTACTCTCTACTGGCAAGCCTGAG ATTTGTAACTATCCCTTCACAACAAGAGGAATTCTTATGggtcatattattttaaactttcagAAGTTTCAG GTAACAGATACTCCGGGCCTGCTAAGGAGACATGATG AGGACAGGAATAATTTGGAAAAGTTGACTCTGGCTGTCCTTTCGCACCTGCCGACAGCAGTTTTGTATGTCCATGACCTTTCTGGGGAGTGTGGCACCTCACCTTCTGATCAG TTTTCAATATACAAAGAACTCAGAGAAAGGTTCAATGGACATTTATGGCTTGATGTCGTGTCAAAATCTGATTTGTTGAAGACGTCTCCTGTAGTCTATGCAACAGACGAGCCTCATCCCTCCCAACTCGAGCTTGAAAAGTACCGGAAATCAGGTCCCAATGGAGCTATTAACGTATCTGTCAAAACACAAGGAGGGCTACATGAG